The proteins below are encoded in one region of Salmo salar chromosome ssa02, Ssal_v3.1, whole genome shotgun sequence:
- the pld5 gene encoding inactive phospholipase D5 isoform X2 codes for MAAPTTQPQEPMKSQQKCIAIFALLCCFAVLVALTFSAVDVWGEDEDGITEENCNRHCRIVLVENIPEDLPLSVDGTTHVPLSTGLNSLLDQAKHSVEVVSPVWNLNSWDQETWPNSGKQGQLLFQRLLNLKTREVKLKIASSLTDSAELQKLTEHGGEVRFVNMSALTRGGLHSNFWVVDRKHVFIGSASMDWRSLSKRKELGVMVYNCSCLAIDLHRVFSFYWQLQYRDYIPSIWSKRVTALYGKDSPVTLYLNDTEVTAYVSTSPDLFCPKDRAKDIDVIQHVMQDAKLFIYISVTDYLPLLIRRSGGSLVSRYWSPIDEMIREAVVLRGVKVRMLISFWKQTHPLTFNFIMSLKSLCMELANCSLEVKFFSRREQMANSQPGINHNKYMVTDSAVYIGNHDWVGSEFAYNAGTGLVIKPTQTLKERGATILEQVKAVFERDWHSRYAKTLQASNRTPEGSKYRNLHNNQRSRV; via the exons ATGGCGGCACCAACTACACAACCACAGGAGCCTATGAAG TCTCAGCAGAAGTGCATAGCCATCTTTGCTCTGCTGTGCTGCTTCGCTGTGCTGGTGGCTCTCACCTTCTCTGCCGTAGATGTCTGGGGGGAGGACGAGGACGGAATCACAGAAGAGAACTGTAACAGACACTGTCG CATTGTCCTTGTGGAGAACATTCCGGAGGACCTCCCCCTTTCCGTAGACGGTACAACCCACGTGCCCCTCTCCACAGGCCTCAACAGCCTGTTAGACCAGGCCAAGCACTCAGTGGAGGTGGTATCTCCCGTCTGGAACCTCAACTCATGGGACCAAGAGACATGGCCCAACTCTGGCAAACAG GGCCAGCTTCTGTTCCAGAGACTGCTCAACCTCAAGACTCGGGAGGTTAAATTGAAGATTGCCAGCAGTCTCACAGACTCTGCTGAACTGCAGAAACTAACAGAGCATG GTGGCGAGGTTCGCTTTGTGAATATGTCAGCTCTGACCAGAGGCGGACTGCACTCCAATTTCTGGGTTGTTGACAGGAAGCATGTGTTCATTGGCAGTGCCAGCATGGACTGGAGATCACTGTCCAAG AGGAAGGAGTTGGGGGTGATGGTTTATAACTGCAGCTGTCTGGCTATAGACCTCCATAGGGTCTTCTCCTTTTACTGGCAGCTCCAGTACAGAGACTACATCCCTTCTATCTGGTCCAAGAGAGTCACGGCCCTCTACGGCAAGGACAGCCCCGTAACGCTGTACCTCAATGATACAGAGGTTACCGCTTATGTGTCG ACCTCTCCTGACCTCTTCTGTCCTAAGGATCGGGCCAAGGACATAGATGTCATACAGCATGTGATGCAGGATGCCAAGTTGTTCATCTACATCTCCGTCACAGACTACCTTCCCTTACTTATCAGAAGGTCTGGAGGGTCTTTAGTTTCAAG ATACTGGTCTCCTATCGATGAGATGATACGTGAGGCTGTGGTCCTGAGAGGGGTCAAAGTTCGTATGCTCATTAGTTTCTGGAAGCAGACCCACCCGCTCACCTTTAACTTCATTATGTCCCTCAAGTCACTGTGCATGGAGCTGGCCAACTGCTCCCTCGAAGTG AAGTTTTTTAGCAGGAGGGAGCAGATGGCTAATAGTCAACCAGGAATCAACCACAATAAGTACATGGTGACCGACAGTGCTGTGTACATAG GTAATCACGACTGGGTGGGGAGTGAGTTTGCCTATAACGCTGGGACCGGACTCGTCATCAAACCAACACAAACTCTCAAGGAGAGGGGTGCCACAATCCTGGAACAGGTGAAGGCTGTATTCGAGAGAGACTGGCATTCGCGCTACGCTAAAACCCTACAGGCCAGTAATAGGACCCCAGAGGGTAGCAAATACAGGAACCTCCACAACAACCAGAGGTCAAGAGTCTGA
- the pld5 gene encoding inactive phospholipase D5 isoform X1 — translation MASGGHGMRGRGEPLHAPHLSDIYANSAIQQQDYSATIWLRSKEKLEHSQQKCIAIFALLCCFAVLVALTFSAVDVWGEDEDGITEENCNRHCRIVLVENIPEDLPLSVDGTTHVPLSTGLNSLLDQAKHSVEVVSPVWNLNSWDQETWPNSGKQGQLLFQRLLNLKTREVKLKIASSLTDSAELQKLTEHGGEVRFVNMSALTRGGLHSNFWVVDRKHVFIGSASMDWRSLSKRKELGVMVYNCSCLAIDLHRVFSFYWQLQYRDYIPSIWSKRVTALYGKDSPVTLYLNDTEVTAYVSTSPDLFCPKDRAKDIDVIQHVMQDAKLFIYISVTDYLPLLIRRSGGSLVSRYWSPIDEMIREAVVLRGVKVRMLISFWKQTHPLTFNFIMSLKSLCMELANCSLEVKFFSRREQMANSQPGINHNKYMVTDSAVYIGNHDWVGSEFAYNAGTGLVIKPTQTLKERGATILEQVKAVFERDWHSRYAKTLQASNRTPEGSKYRNLHNNQRSRV, via the exons atGGCATCAGGAGGCCATGGGATGAGGGGTAGAGGGGAACCCCTCCACGCACCCCACCTCTCTGACATCTACGCCAACAGTGCTATCCAGCAACAGGACTATTCTGCAACCATCTGGCTCCGCAGCAAAGAGAAGCTGGAACAT TCTCAGCAGAAGTGCATAGCCATCTTTGCTCTGCTGTGCTGCTTCGCTGTGCTGGTGGCTCTCACCTTCTCTGCCGTAGATGTCTGGGGGGAGGACGAGGACGGAATCACAGAAGAGAACTGTAACAGACACTGTCG CATTGTCCTTGTGGAGAACATTCCGGAGGACCTCCCCCTTTCCGTAGACGGTACAACCCACGTGCCCCTCTCCACAGGCCTCAACAGCCTGTTAGACCAGGCCAAGCACTCAGTGGAGGTGGTATCTCCCGTCTGGAACCTCAACTCATGGGACCAAGAGACATGGCCCAACTCTGGCAAACAG GGCCAGCTTCTGTTCCAGAGACTGCTCAACCTCAAGACTCGGGAGGTTAAATTGAAGATTGCCAGCAGTCTCACAGACTCTGCTGAACTGCAGAAACTAACAGAGCATG GTGGCGAGGTTCGCTTTGTGAATATGTCAGCTCTGACCAGAGGCGGACTGCACTCCAATTTCTGGGTTGTTGACAGGAAGCATGTGTTCATTGGCAGTGCCAGCATGGACTGGAGATCACTGTCCAAG AGGAAGGAGTTGGGGGTGATGGTTTATAACTGCAGCTGTCTGGCTATAGACCTCCATAGGGTCTTCTCCTTTTACTGGCAGCTCCAGTACAGAGACTACATCCCTTCTATCTGGTCCAAGAGAGTCACGGCCCTCTACGGCAAGGACAGCCCCGTAACGCTGTACCTCAATGATACAGAGGTTACCGCTTATGTGTCG ACCTCTCCTGACCTCTTCTGTCCTAAGGATCGGGCCAAGGACATAGATGTCATACAGCATGTGATGCAGGATGCCAAGTTGTTCATCTACATCTCCGTCACAGACTACCTTCCCTTACTTATCAGAAGGTCTGGAGGGTCTTTAGTTTCAAG ATACTGGTCTCCTATCGATGAGATGATACGTGAGGCTGTGGTCCTGAGAGGGGTCAAAGTTCGTATGCTCATTAGTTTCTGGAAGCAGACCCACCCGCTCACCTTTAACTTCATTATGTCCCTCAAGTCACTGTGCATGGAGCTGGCCAACTGCTCCCTCGAAGTG AAGTTTTTTAGCAGGAGGGAGCAGATGGCTAATAGTCAACCAGGAATCAACCACAATAAGTACATGGTGACCGACAGTGCTGTGTACATAG GTAATCACGACTGGGTGGGGAGTGAGTTTGCCTATAACGCTGGGACCGGACTCGTCATCAAACCAACACAAACTCTCAAGGAGAGGGGTGCCACAATCCTGGAACAGGTGAAGGCTGTATTCGAGAGAGACTGGCATTCGCGCTACGCTAAAACCCTACAGGCCAGTAATAGGACCCCAGAGGGTAGCAAATACAGGAACCTCCACAACAACCAGAGGTCAAGAGTCTGA